One Candidatus Krumholzibacteriia bacterium genomic window, CGACTGATTGATGTGCTTGTAGTAGGTTTCGTTGTCCTCGCCGTGGATGGCGAAGACTGAAGTCTGGTAGTCGGCCACCAGGCTCGCCGCCACGTCGTCCTGCGTGGAGAGCGGGTTGGACGCGCACAGCGAGGCCTGCGCCCCGCCCGCCTGCAGCGTGCGCATCAGGTTGGCGGTCTCGGTGGTGACGTGCAGGCACGCGGCGATGCGCACGCCGGACAGCGGCTTCTCCTTCTGGAAGCGGTCCCGGATGCTGCGCAGCACCGGCATGCGGTCGTCGGCCCATTCGATGCGGTCCTTGCCCTGCGGGGCGAGGCCGATATCCTTGATGTCGTGCTTCATTGGTTCCCTTTCTCGCTACGATTGAGCGCGTTTGCGTAGTTCCTCGACGAAATCAACGTGCTCCCAGGTGAAATCCTTGTCCTCGCGGCCGAAGTGGCCGTAGGCGGCGGTCTTGCGGTAGATGCCGCGGCGCAGCTTCAGCCGCTCGATGATACCCTTGGGGGTGAGATCGAACGCGTCGCGCACGATGCGGGTGAGCTTCTCGTCATCGATCTTGCCGGTACCGAACGTGTCCACCATCACCGAGACCGGTTCCTTCTCACCGATTGCATACGCAATCTGGATCTCGCACTCCCCGGCCAGCTCTGCGGCCACGATGTTCTTGGCGATGTGGCGCGCCGCGTAGGACGCGCTGCGGTCCACCTTGCTCGGGTCCTTGCCCGAGAAGGCGCCGCCGCCATGGCTGCCCATGCCGCCGTAGGTGTCCACGATGATCTTGCGGCCGGTGAGCCCGCAGTCGGCCTTGGGTCCGCCCTCCACGAAACGGCCGGTGGGGTTCACCAGCAGCCGGTAGTCCCCGCCGTTGAAACCGAACTTGGCCAGGATGGGGCGCACCACCTTGTCGTTCACATCGCGCCGCAACACCTCATCCTTGACGTCGGCGGAATGCTGGGTGGAGACCACCACGGTGTCGATACGGTGCGGTTTGCCGTCCGCATATTCCACCGTGACCTGCGTCTTGCCGTCCGGCCGCAGATAGTCGCAGCCCTTTTCGTTGCGCCGCACCCACGCCAGGCGCTCGGAGAGCCGGTGGGCCAGAAAGATCGGCGCCGGCATGAGCGTTTCCGTCTCACGGCACGCGTAACCGAACATCATCCCCTGGTCGCCCGCGCCCTCCTTGCCCACCACACCCATGGCGATGTCCGGCGACTGCTCGTCGATGGAGGTGATGACCGAGCAGGTCTGGTAGTCGAAACCGAACGCCGCATCCGTGTAGCCGATATCCTTGATGACACCGCGCGCCACGGACGGAATGTCCACGTACGCGGTGGTGGTGATTTCACCGGCGATGAACGCGAGTCCGGTGGTCACCAGCGTCTCGCACGCCACCTTGGCGGTGGCGTCCTGCGAGAGGATCGCGTCGAGCACCGAATCCGAAATCTGGTCCGAAATCTTGTCGGGGTGCCCTTCGGTAACGGACTCCGACGTGAACAGCCGCTTCTCCGACATGTTGCCTCCTTGGCTTCCTTCTGCTGTGCGCCCGCGGGCGTCTATTTGAATATGATCTCGCTCGAGTCTCCGACGTCAAACCGCTTGAACCCGCCCCGGATGACGGCGTTGGCGCCGATGAGGCTCGACTCGAGGGTCGCCTCGGTGACGGTCGCACCCTCGGACAGCACGGAATCGCGGATGATCGACGAGTGGATCACCGCGCGTTCGGCGATCGATACATACGGCCCGATAATGGAGTTCACGATCTCCGCACCCGGCGAGATCGAAACCGGCGGGATGATGATCGACCCCTCGATGGGGGGCGTGCTGGGCGCATTCTTCAACAATTTACGGTTTGTTTCAAGCATGGCCTCGGGCTTTCCGCAGTCGAACCATTCGTCGATGACGAAGGGCCGGAACTCGGTCCCGCCCTGGATCATCAGCTGCAGGGCGTCGGTGATCTGGTACTCGTTGTTGGTGGTGATGTTGCGGTCGATGATGTCCCGCACCGCCTTGAACAGCCCGGCCGAATCGCGCAGGAAGTACAGCCCCACCAGCGCCAGGTTGGAGGGGGGGTCCTGGGGCTTCTCCACCAGGCGGGTGATGCGGCCGTCCGACACCTCGCACACGCCGAAGCGGCGCGGGTCCTCCACCTCCTTGACCCCCAGCACGTTGCTCTTCTGGGCCACGACCCGGGCCAGGTCGGTCTTGATGATGGTGTCCCCGAGGACGATCAGGACCGGCTCGCCCTTGTCGGCGACCGCACGGGTGAGATCCACCGCGTGCCCGATGCCGCGGCGCTCCTCCTGGTAGACGAACTCCACCTGGAGCCCGGCGTAGTGGCGGCGGACGAACTCCTCGATCAGCTCCCCCTTGTAGCCAACGATGAGGACGATGCTGCTGGGTCCCAGCGGGACCACGTCGTCCAGGATGTGGGAGATGATGGGCTTGCCCGCCACGTACAACAGCGCCTTGGGGAGCGTGTAGGTGTGGGGGCGCAAGCGTGTGCCGATTCCGGCGGCGGGGATGATGGCCTTCACGCGAGTTCCTTCTTGAGTTGGTCGATCTTGGTGACCGGCGTGGGATCGACGCCGTTGAGATACGCGAGGTATACGCTGGCGAAATCACCCAGCAGCATCATGGACAGCATGCGCGCCAGGCGTCCGCCGCCGGGCGACTCCAACCGCTCCACGCGCGCCGCCAGCGGGCCCATGATGGAGAGACCCACGCCGGCCTGGCGCCGCGTCATGGGGTGGTCGTCGCGGTCCTCGAGCGAGAAGATCACCGCACGCGACATCAGGTGCGGAGACGCCTCCCAGCCCACGATCTCGTTGTGATTCAGCTCCGGGAAGAAAGCGAAGTGGGCCAGCACCTTGCCGTTCTCGTTGAACTGGCACGCCCAGCGGCGCGCCACCCCTTCCAGCAGCGAGGGCGCCGCGTAGACGAAAGCGGTCCTGCCGTGCAGGCCGTGCGCCAGTTCGATGGCGGCGTTGTCCTTGTGTCCGGGTGCGTATGCCTCGCAGCGGTCACGCACCGCCGCCAAAGACTCCTCGAATTCCGCGTCGGTGAAGGCGGCCGCGCCGCACGCGCGCAGAATCTGCAGCATGGGAAAGAGCGAGAAGCCGATGGCCGAGCGCGGCGGCATCCCGCCGGGAATGGTGCACACCGGCACCCCGTCGCGGGCACAGCGCTTCGCCAGTTCGCCACCACTGGTGACGGCCACGATGGCGGCACCGGCCGCGCGCGCCGCGTCGTAGGCGGAGAGGGTCTCGCCGGTATTGCCGGAGTAACTCGACGCCACCACCAGCGCGCCGCGGGCGAGGTTTCCGGGCAGCGCGTAGTCGCGGCAGCTCATCAGCGGGGCCTCCGCGCGCTCGCCCAGGAACGACCGCGCCAGGTCGCCCCCGATGGCGGATCCACCCATGCCACACACCACCACGCGCGCAAAGGGGCCTCGCGGCAGCTGCGCTTGCTTCACGAACGCGGCACCGATCTCCCAGGCGCGAGCCGCCTGCTCCGGAAACGCGAGAATGCGGCCGAGCATGTCGGACGCGTCGATTCGGGCGCGCAGGTCGTTCATCGCCGTCATGTTCGCGGTCTCCCGTTGTCGACCATCGAAGGAACGTTGAGCTTCAGGAACGCCTCGATCTCCGCCTCGATCTCCGCGGTGGTGCGGAACTTGGTGGTGCGGCGCACGAGCGCGCGACAGGCATCGAAGGTCACCGAGCGGATGATGCGCTTGACTTCCGGGATCACGTTGGGACTCACGCTGAAACCGTCGATGCCCAGTCCGATCAGCACGGGCACCGCCAGCGGGTCGCCCGCCATCTCGCCGCACACGGACACCTCCACACCCTTGCGCCGCGCCGCCTCCACGGTGATACGCAGCAGCCGCAGGATGCTCGGGTGCAGGTGCTGGTACAGGTGCGCGATCTTGCTGTTTCCCCGGTCCACCGCCATGGTGTACTGGATGAGGTCGTTGGTGCCGATGGAAAAGAAGGCCACCTCGCTGGCAAAGTGGTCCGCCAGCGCCACCGCCGACGGCGTCTCCACCATCATTCCCAGCGGCACGTCGTCGGCAAACTTGTAGCGCTCCCGCGTGAGATCGTCGCGCACCTCGGCGCAGATCTCCTTGGCGCGCACGATCTCCTCCACCTGCGAGATCATTGGAAACATGATCTTCACCTGGCCGTGCGCGCTGGCGCGGTAGATGGCGCGCAACTGCGTCTTGAAGATATCCTTGCGGGTCAAACAGAAGCGGATGCCCCGCCAGCCCAGGAACGGATTGAGTTCCGGCGAACGGTGCAGATAGCCGGCAATCTTGTCGCCCCCGATATCGAGGGTGCGGATAACCACCGGCCTGCCCTCCATCTTCTCCGCCACCGCGCGGTACACCTTGTACTGCTCCTCTTCGGTGGGCAGGTAGTCCTGCGAGATGAAGTAGTACTCGGTTCGAAACAGCCCCACACCCTGCCCCCCGTGGTCGACGGCGGACTCCACCTCGTCGGGCGCATCGATGTTGGCGCTGAGCATGAAGGCGCGCCCGTCGAGCGTCTGCGCAGGGTACCCGGTCAGGGTGAGGAGTTGCTCCTCCAGTTCGCGGAAGCGTTCGATCTCCAGGCGATAACTCTCGATGGTGGACGGCGTGGGATTCACGATCACCGAGCCGGTGTTCCCGTCCACGATCACGGTGTCGCCGGGCTCGACCTGGTCAACCAGGTTCTCCAGCCCCACCACAGCCGGCACGCCCTGCGAGCGCGCAATGATGGCGGTGTGCGACGTGCGCCCGCCCAGATCGGTCGCGTAGGCAAGTACTGTGTTGCGGTCGAACTGCGCGGTGTCGCTGGGGGAGAGGTCGTGTGCCACCAGCACGCTGGGCTCGCTGGGGCGGTTGGCGTCGCCGGCATCGTCGCCCAGCAGCTGCCGGATGACCCGCTTCTTCACGTCGAGCACGTCGATGGTGCGTTCCTTGAGGTACTCGTCCTCGATTCCGCCGATGGAATCGATGACCCGGTCGATCACCGCCTCGAAGGAGGCGGCCGCGTCGAGGCGCTCGGAGCGGATGAGCGCACCGGTCTCGTCGGTGAGCAAGCTGTCGTCGAGGATGAGCAGGTGGGCGTCGAAGATGCGTGCGTGATCATCGCCCATCTTCTTTGCGATGTCCGTCTTGAACGCGCGAATCTCGCGGCGGGTCTCGGCGAGCGCCCGTCCGAAACGGGCCACCTCGGCCTCGACCGCCGCCGGCTTCACCTTACGGCGTGGAACACGCGTGCGGCCGCCATCGCGCACGAACGCCGTGCCGATGACGATGCCTGGCGACGCCGAAATCCCGTGCCGCTCGAACTCGGGCTTCGCGTGGTTCCGTCCGTTGGCCGGACCGTTTACCTTGTGGGCTCTGCTGCGTGACATGGTCAGGCGGTTATCCGCGATGGCGCGCTCGTGCGTGCCATCCGGCCGGTCCGCATCCGGCGTGGCGTGTTACGGATTAGTCTTCGTAAAACTTCGCGTCGAAGAGGGCTTCGAGGGCTTCTTGTGCGGCGGCTTCGTCAGGACCTTCTATTTCCACCCGAATCCGGGCGCCCCTGGCTGCGGCGAGACTGGCAAGCCCGAGAATGCTCTTTCCGTTGGCATACTTGTCGTTGTGGTACACGCGAATGTCGCTGC contains:
- a CDS encoding sugar phosphate nucleotidyltransferase; this encodes MKAIIPAAGIGTRLRPHTYTLPKALLYVAGKPIISHILDDVVPLGPSSIVLIVGYKGELIEEFVRRHYAGLQVEFVYQEERRGIGHAVDLTRAVADKGEPVLIVLGDTIIKTDLARVVAQKSNVLGVKEVEDPRRFGVCEVSDGRITRLVEKPQDPPSNLALVGLYFLRDSAGLFKAVRDIIDRNITTNNEYQITDALQLMIQGGTEFRPFVIDEWFDCGKPEAMLETNRKLLKNAPSTPPIEGSIIIPPVSISPGAEIVNSIIGPYVSIAERAVIHSSIIRDSVLSEGATVTEATLESSLIGANAVIRGGFKRFDVGDSSEIIFK
- a CDS encoding bifunctional phosphoglucose/phosphomannose isomerase, coding for MTAMNDLRARIDASDMLGRILAFPEQAARAWEIGAAFVKQAQLPRGPFARVVVCGMGGSAIGGDLARSFLGERAEAPLMSCRDYALPGNLARGALVVASSYSGNTGETLSAYDAARAAGAAIVAVTSGGELAKRCARDGVPVCTIPGGMPPRSAIGFSLFPMLQILRACGAAAFTDAEFEESLAAVRDRCEAYAPGHKDNAAIELAHGLHGRTAFVYAAPSLLEGVARRWACQFNENGKVLAHFAFFPELNHNEIVGWEASPHLMSRAVIFSLEDRDDHPMTRRQAGVGLSIMGPLAARVERLESPGGGRLARMLSMMLLGDFASVYLAYLNGVDPTPVTKIDQLKKELA
- a CDS encoding HPr family phosphocarrier protein, which produces MVEFTKQVGNKIGLHLRAAGEFVKVAAQYSSDIRVYHNDKYANGKSILGLASLAAARGARIRVEIEGPDEAAAQEALEALFDAKFYED
- the ptsP gene encoding phosphoenolpyruvate--protein phosphotransferase: MSRSRAHKVNGPANGRNHAKPEFERHGISASPGIVIGTAFVRDGGRTRVPRRKVKPAAVEAEVARFGRALAETRREIRAFKTDIAKKMGDDHARIFDAHLLILDDSLLTDETGALIRSERLDAAASFEAVIDRVIDSIGGIEDEYLKERTIDVLDVKKRVIRQLLGDDAGDANRPSEPSVLVAHDLSPSDTAQFDRNTVLAYATDLGGRTSHTAIIARSQGVPAVVGLENLVDQVEPGDTVIVDGNTGSVIVNPTPSTIESYRLEIERFRELEEQLLTLTGYPAQTLDGRAFMLSANIDAPDEVESAVDHGGQGVGLFRTEYYFISQDYLPTEEEQYKVYRAVAEKMEGRPVVIRTLDIGGDKIAGYLHRSPELNPFLGWRGIRFCLTRKDIFKTQLRAIYRASAHGQVKIMFPMISQVEEIVRAKEICAEVRDDLTRERYKFADDVPLGMMVETPSAVALADHFASEVAFFSIGTNDLIQYTMAVDRGNSKIAHLYQHLHPSILRLLRITVEAARRKGVEVSVCGEMAGDPLAVPVLIGLGIDGFSVSPNVIPEVKRIIRSVTFDACRALVRRTTKFRTTAEIEAEIEAFLKLNVPSMVDNGRPRT
- the metK gene encoding methionine adenosyltransferase; translated protein: MSEKRLFTSESVTEGHPDKISDQISDSVLDAILSQDATAKVACETLVTTGLAFIAGEITTTAYVDIPSVARGVIKDIGYTDAAFGFDYQTCSVITSIDEQSPDIAMGVVGKEGAGDQGMMFGYACRETETLMPAPIFLAHRLSERLAWVRRNEKGCDYLRPDGKTQVTVEYADGKPHRIDTVVVSTQHSADVKDEVLRRDVNDKVVRPILAKFGFNGGDYRLLVNPTGRFVEGGPKADCGLTGRKIIVDTYGGMGSHGGGAFSGKDPSKVDRSASYAARHIAKNIVAAELAGECEIQIAYAIGEKEPVSVMVDTFGTGKIDDEKLTRIVRDAFDLTPKGIIERLKLRRGIYRKTAAYGHFGREDKDFTWEHVDFVEELRKRAQS